TCCGTAGATATATAGGCCAATCTGGATAATCAACAGAGTAGTAACCTGTGAAACAAACAAGAGTGTACTCAGTCTCTCATGACATGCTAACCCAGCCTACACAGTGCCCCGTGAAAACTGTTAGGGTTTGCATACATACGTGAGACCTGATCTCGTCGTGGGTTAACTGTAAAACCAGAATTAAGAAAAAGTTAGGTATAGGGGAAGCAATGTTTCTAGTTATTTCTCACAACCATGAGCTTGATCTGGGTTTTCAGTACAATGATTTTCAAAGATCAACCCAGTTTTTGCTGCTGGGTCAGTATGGTGTTTTTTTAGTCTTTTTATATAAACTTGATCTGTGAATTTTTGTACAAAAGAAATACTATCAGAATGAATGGAAAAGTTTAATATGCCCACAGCTACCAGATGCATTTGACTTTGAGCTATGATTGAAACGAAAGATTAAAATatgatttgttttaaataacGCAATTAAAGTATTTCCTTTAATTAAAGAGGTTTGTTAGCTCCTCCCCACGGGTAAGGAAACTGCTTATGATGAATGATGTAGCAGCTTCTCATCCAACCCAGCGGGACACTGGGGTCTCAGCAGGGCATCCGGCTTATCAGAAGTCACAATTAATGTTGCCCCCTTCCTTCTAAGCACTCCTATCCCAGCCTTGCTGCCGTGAGGCAGTCTGACAGGTGTGGCAGCAAAGAACCATGGGATTGACATAGCTGCAGTAGCTTTTGGCTCCCTTCACACTGGAAAATAGACATCTTAAAGGGCAGTCTGTTAAAGTAACCATCTGATTGGTTTGTTACAGCTTTCTAGAGATTAGCTACTGAGTGAAGATTCCCAGGTCTCCACAATCTTGCCACAGATTGCCCTCATTTCTCTGCAGCCCCAGCTTTGGCTAGTCTGGCTTACATACCAGTCTGGAGAGATGCAAGACCTGTAGATCTGCAGCATTACCCTCCAGACTTCTGCGTGTGCATCATTTCTTTATGCCTAGTGTTTTGAGCTGCTTTCTGGATCATACCAAGACCAGCTCAAAACACATGCTTATACCTTAATTCTATGGAAAGTTTTTATTATCTTACTTACTGCAGAGGTTGTTCAGACACCTGTCATCTCTTGGGCAGTTACTGCAAGTGGCTCCTTGCTTATATGGCTGCGTTGGGTAATTTCCTCTGTAAAGCAGAAGACCGTTAGTAGAGGGGCCCCCAACACAATTGCACTTCACTCTGAATGTCTGACCAAACCCAAATGATGAGATGGATGAAGATTTCAGGCGGCTAATGAAATGTACAGAGATGGAAGCACGGGGAAGGTTGCCAGTATTTGGAGGGTCCGTGTCGTGTGAACTCTGTTTATAAACTTTGTATAGTTTATACCATCATATTTATACCATCATATCTATGAGGACTCTTGAGaaggaattatttttgtttctgtttagcaGGTAAGGAAACTGAAGATCTTAGAGATTAATAATTTGCCAAAGATGTCAGTTTACATGTgtgaaccaggaaaaaaaaaaaactagaaatgtCTTATGTTGGGCTCTTTCTGCTTAACTGGTAGCATGTGATTACttccacccaaacactgcctaaTCCTAGAAAAGTCATTATACATTGTATGTATTTCCTGTGTACCAGGCCATCATAGTTTTTACTAGATAGACCATTCAGCTGGGGTAATGAcctccaaaagaaaaagatgggaaAACTAGAAacaatttatttgtatataaatgtgATAGTAACTGATAACAATTACATAATCAGATATCTAAGGGATAGAGAGAGCTCAGTAATTGATATCTCTAAACATGTTGGACTTTTGTCTGTGCATGAGGATAACTTATCATTTTTGCAGTATTGGAGATTGAACTTAAAGTTTCATCCCTGCCAGGCAGATGCTCTATCAATGTACCACATCCCCTAGCCCCAACCCCACAAAAGCCCATTTCTGAAGCAACTTACCGTGAACCTGAACAGGATTAGAAGATAcagacatatgtgtatatatatgcatgtaggaCTGGGCATGAGATTACAGTTATGGTGTCTTTCACTGTTAAGAAGCACAACACTCCATAAGCAGCCTAAGTTGTAGAATGGTTGTGATTAAATCACTATTAGTTTGCTTTTTGAACTGTGCATTCCAAACTAATAGAACAGGGGGAAATGTCACTTAAAATGGGTAGATTCACTTTGGGGAAATCATGAAACTAGGAAGACCTGGATTTGTTTGGGTGGGTATCCTTAAGACAAAGACTTTACCATAGTCTGCCTAATCAagcagaatattttttaatttgttctagAAACCTGGGGGATAAGAGGTTTGGGAGcctgggaaagagggaagaagacacaGAATGAGCAGAGGTCCCCAAAGGGATAGCCTAAGGTGGCGGTGCTCAAAGCTTACACCCTCTTCTGCTCTGTAATCCTGGAGTCATGGGTTATAACAGATGTGTGTAGAGCATCCCATCCAGACACTAAAGAACATACTTCATAGCAGCCcatggtacattctccaaaactgaccacagaATTAACATACAAGCAACTCTCAAGAAATATAGGAACAATTGAAATATCATTCACCCTGAATAAAAGGAATAAAGATATCAACAAGAAGAAATAAGCCAATAAATGAAACATGTAGAATATTCCCACACAGAACGACTCAGCATTATCTACCATTGCTTTTGTAATTACCGGAACCTAAACTGTTTCTATCTGAAAAATTCGACTGTCTAAAGTATTGACGTAATTAGTGTAAACTGAGCAATTCCACCTTAGCTCTCTGTTTTGAAGTGTGCAAAAGTTTGCTCTGATTTTAACAAAACAGCAAGTTAATGTCAAGTCTCTTTCCTTGCAAAACAGCAAGTTAATGTCAAGTCTCTTTCCTTGTGTTATAAATATCTCAATTTACATTCCTGGCAAGCATTTTAATCTTGCTACTCTTAAAGATGAATGCTGTTGtagtatttttaaagcatatgtttgtgtgcgtaaacacacccacacagtattaatgTAGTGAGTCTCTGGGCAGATTTAGAAGccttgagattatatatatatatatatatatatatatatatatatatatatatatgtatatgtatatgtatatgtatgtgtatatatatatatgtatatatattttttttcctagattttctatatTAAAGATGAATACCTGTATCAACatccttttagaatttaattcaGGCACTTACGGTGGTCCATAGTTGCATATAAAAATCGCGTTTTTAAGGCAAAGTTGCACTGCACAGCCAAGCTTGTAACTCTCTGCCCAAACAACCTGAAAGTACAAGAAGATTTCTTACCATAGAAATGATTAACAGGCTTTCATAGTTGTGTTAAAGGAATATCTAGTTAGTTGCATAAGAGTTTACTAAGGAAATTTTAAGCACTCAGAACTCAGCTGGAAACAAGTCCTGAGTTATAGTCTCAGTACAGTGTGCATGGATGCATGTGTAAAATAAACATGTTCATGACAAGATGATATTGGAAAGCTGTCATAAGGTCCCTGCAGCTGGGACCCTATCACTGGGAGCCCAGAAATGACCCATGAAGAGGTGAAAATGACAACTAGGAACAGCCGGACTTGGTCAGTCAGGCTGGATGAGATCTTCATGAGCCTGAGCCTAGGGTTTAAGTCTCTTACACATTTCAACATAGTCAAacgggggggtgggagggagtctCCCATGATCATTCTTATAACAAAGCTTCAGAATGACTACATCAAATTCCCTTGCAAAGTAGCAAAGCTGTGACCTTCAGGGCCTAGAGCAGAGGAAGAATTTGTCATAAGGATGTAGTCTGttgatggaggacaccaaggtaCATGGGGTCTTTTACATAAGGAGTCACTAAAACAAAGGCCAAGACCAGCCCAGGCATTTCTCAGGATTTGGGGGAAATTCAGGTGGCGACTGGCTCCTAATAGAAGAGCTAGTGACCACTGGATTGTTTGCCCACATTGACTCCAGCATTCCAGGTGACCAGGTGTCATCCTTCCCTCCATTGAGGAAAGCAAACCCATGTGCTCGGCACTCCTGTTGTCTCCAGTGCTTACACTAAAGCTCTGCTTCCTACAGCAAGCTGctacaatgaaataaaacacagtaaCTTGAAGGAGTGTCTGAAGGGAAGAAAGTAGCCAATTCAAAGGGTGTTGAGGGACGACATCTCTGAAGTGACCTTTGAACCCAGATGTGAGTGATAAGGATACAGACCAAAAAAAGCCTCAGAAGACTTGGGCGGTGGGTAAAGCTGCTGGAGTAAAAGTTGCTTGGCTTATTAGGGTGGAGAAAAAAGGCAAGTGGAGGCACAATCTGAATGGGGACAGTCACAGACTAGATCAAAGGGAACAGACTGAAGGAGTTCTGATAggtaagaaaagaatttttttttttttttttttttagcccatTTGGCACTTTTGGAATGGATGGACTGAGAGGAccagggggaggaggaggcaatTTCTGAGGTTTATTTAGCAGTGTAGGAATGAGCACATGGTATGCTAACTCACTCTTGGGTGATGGAATTCCTAGAAGCTGATGAAGTGCATGActcacagaagagctgagaacactcAGATTTTATtctcagtgggggtggggggagtattAGGGCTTAGGACCCAGGTACTAGTTTTTATAGAAAACCAGGGACCAAGCAAGGTAGGTAGGACTTGGGCACAGGGTTCTGTTCAAAGCATGTTCATTTTGAACTGCCTATTATATATCCCAGTAAAGACTGGGATAAGTCCTAGGCCTAACTGCCTGCAGTTATGAGGATGGCTAAAAGAGATACAAATCTTGAAGTCACAAGGTTAAATAAGACCAGATGGGCAGAGGGAGTAGAAAAGGGCGAGGAGAGCTTTCATGTGTCACACCTGTTGCACCTGTTGGGGACAAGTGAGGACATAAAGGTGCTGGTATGTCCCTGAGGAGCAGGCAGGTGGAAATGCCTGATTGCTAACAGTTGGTATATTAGTTGTtagtcactgtgacaaaataccggTGGAAACGCATGTTCTGGGTCCTGAATGGTCAGTTGTCATTGCCTTTGGGTCTGTGATGAGGGTCTTGGAAACTAGTCACACCTTGTGGTGTGAAACCACAAGATAGAAAAGTCACACCTTGTGGTGTGAAACCACAAGATAGAAAATTCCCAGCATCCCTTTCAAGTGAACACCCCCATGACCTATCTATCTTCCTTTGTCTGGACCCCACCTCCTAAGGAAACCATTCCCTCCCACTTTCCAACATGCTCCAGGCCTTTGAGACCTTGCAAATAGTTTTCAAAGTTAGGCTTAGCTGGATATGGTGTCttacaactgtaatcccagcattctggaagaTGAGACAGGAAGCTAGCtcactgtgagtttaaggcctacttgggttacacagtgaaatctgaggccagcctgggccatccCGTTAGTTCCATTGTTATCTGTACTTACTAGTCAAAGAAGCAAAGCCAGGGTCACAGTGTCAGGGCAGGAATATGAACTCAGATTTTATAGCTCTAGTCCATATCTGGGACTTGCCTACCAGCAAAtcttttatgaaacaaaaatgaaaaactttcTAGTCCATTCCCAATGAACATAAAGCTAAAATGTTGAATTAGTATGTCAACACTATACTATTCTCATTGAGATAATCAATCTGAATTTATGCTCTGTACCTGTTTATCATTGGCCAATATATGTAAACAACTTGATTTTCAAAAGAAGAGGGTAAGTAGAGGTTTCAATCCCTACTTTAGGTAACTTTCCAGTAGGAACATGAAATGACACTACCACCAGTAAGGTCTCTTAGAGGGATGAAACAGGAATTTTAGACAAGTATTTATCAGAAGTCCTCTTCTAACATAAATTATTACAAAACTAGATTCCAGAGCTCCACTCTTTGTTAAGGGACTACCGACAAGTGTTGGTCCAGATTCCTGCACAGATCACTCTGCGATATTAGTTTATATGACAATACAATCTCAGAAGTGTgaggaaggagaaacaggagCATGGCAGGGAGAGCAGGGTACAGCTGCGGATGGTTTCTGGCTCTCAGGAGAGCTCTCCCTGATCTGGGGAGACACATGTACGCATGGCTAGTACAACtaagagaaacagacagaaactaTCCAGCCAAGGGCTCACACTGTGTTCCATGCAGTAAGAGATTCGGGAATTGGTTCTTGAAAATGGACTTTGtcaaatgaaaagaaggaaacttCAGGATCAGTTAACCAGGTGAAGATGGTGTGCAAGGTATATGAAGGAGCCTGTTACTTTAATTGGAATCTAAGTAACTGCACATGCAAAATATATAGCAGTCAGAAGACAATTCACTTTTTAACAGACTTGTTGCCCACACGCATATCCCTCATCCCAGGGAGTCAGAACAGGAGGAGTAAACTCAAGTTCATGTCATACAGCCTTGAGACAGCAGAAGCTTCCCTCAATTTGTAAGTTCCTCCTTCCCATCTGGGAAAAAACAGAAGGCTAATACTTGGGAcatgagaaaactgattttcaaaaTCCTATCTCTTCCATAGATAGATAATTGAGACCAAATTAGTGGTCCTAACCTCTTGAGTAGACGTCCATATCCTGTCTTCCCTGCAGAAGAGAGCTCATCATGGGAGAATGTCCATGAATTCCCCAAGTCTAAGAGGATGGACCTCTGACATCCATTTAGTCAGGGAGTGTGGCGTCTACCTTCCTAAGCTGAAAACCTCATTCACTTCTTAACCACAGACATGTAAGGGAGGTTCTAACATccatacataaacaaactcagagagattGTTTCTCTAAAGCCACTTAGCTAATGAGAAGCCACTTCAAGTTCATTTATCAGCCATATTGCAAGGCTTTAAGGAACACAATGTTATCTCATGCAAGTATCTTGTACTGTCTAGATTGATGGCCCTTGCGTATGATTTTTATCCATGTAACTAATAATGTCTCCATGTACATGTTCCTCTCATGATCCTACTAGCTCATTATATATTTGCTCAACACCAAGTCCGTTCATTCCATTTTTAACCAGGTGGTTTCAAAAAGCTATAGGGAAGTACTTACCTGAGTGTAATGGCCACAGACTTTTGTTTTTGTACATGTCATAGTGCTGAAGTCATAGTTCTTATTTTCTTCATACCAGGCAGAGATGGCTGAAGATACTGAGAAGAGGGATAGAGAGCCAAACCAGATGTTTTCTCCCAGGCCAGTGAAATTTGGGTGTATCCGCGAATGAAGCTGTGGGTTGTGTTTAAATGTACAAGATGCTGCCCATGTCTTTGCAATTTGGGCTAGTTTTGGGTCCCAAGactgaaaaataattaaacaatataGGAGTCAAGAGAGAAATATCTTACTCAAAAACCTAAGACTGTTATTAAGAACATGACTGTTCGCCTACTCAACTCAGAGCTGGAGAACCCACTGACTTACTACTTAAAGGCCAGACTCCAGTTCCTTTGAGAGTAAGAGTCAAAGCAACAAATGAGGTAGAATCCAGAAGCAGCTCAGTGCTTCCTAGTATCTACCTGCTAACTAGGTTGAGGATACTGTTGTAAGGTTTCTATTGCTCCAAAGACTCACCATGAAGAAAAtacaagttggagaggaaagggtttattcagctcacacttccacatctctgttcaaagaagtcaggacaggaactcaaacggcagaatcctggaagcaggagctgatgcagatgccGTGGAAGGATGCTTTTTACTAGCTTGCCTCCATGGCCTGCTCATAGaacaagcctgctttcttacagaaccaggaccaccagcccagggatggcaaaTAGGTAGAACccttccccattgatcactaatagAGAAAAACACCTTACCGCTGGATTCcatggaagtattttctcaacACAGGCTCATTCTCTGATGACTTGCatatcttgtgtcaagttaacacaaaagcagccagtacaaATAAGAAGCAATGAGGTCGGAGGATGAGAATAGGAGAGACATTGAAAAAACCAGGTTctggttctttcagaaaatcaacaagatagataaacccttagccagactaaccaaagggtacagagacagtatccaaattaataaaatcagaactgaaaagggagacataacaacagaaactgaggaaattaaaaaaaatcatcagattctactacaaaggcctatactcaacaaaactggaaaatctggatgaaatggacaattttctagacagataccaggtaccaaagttaaatcaggagcagacaaaccatctaaacagtcccataacctctaaagaaatagaagcagtcataaaaagtctccccaccaaaaaaagtctgggaccagatgcagtgcagaattctatcagaccttccaggaagacctaataccaattctcttcaaactattccacagaatagaaacaaggaacactacccaatttgttctatgaagctacaattatgctgatacctaaaccttacaaagacccaacaaagaaagagaacttcagaccaatctctcatgaatattgatgcaaaaatactcaataaaattcttgcaagccaaatccaagaacacatcaaaacaatcatccatcatgatcaagtaggctttatcccaggaatgcagggttggttcaatattcagaaatccatcaatgtaatccactatataaacaaactaaacacacgcgcgcgcgcgcgcacacacacacacacacacacacacacacacacacacacacaccttgtacaaagctcaagtccaagtatataaaggacctccacataaaaccagatacactgaaactaatagaagagaaggtggggaagacccttgaatacctaggcacaggggaaaagttcctcaacagaacaccaatggcttatactctaagatcaagatttgacaaatgggacctcataaaattgcaaagcttctgtaaggcaaaagacactgtcaataggacaaaacagcaaccaacagattgggaaaagatcattaccaatcctacatcagatagagggctaatatccaatatataaaaagaactcaagtaattagactccagacaaccaaataaccctattaaaaaaaatggggtacagagctaaatgaagaattatcaactgaggaaactcgaatggccgagaagcaccttaagaaatgctcaacatccttagtcatcagggaaatgcaaatcaaaacaaccctgagatactaccccacatcagtcagaatggctaagatagatgctggcgaggatgtggagaaagagaacactcctccattgttggtgggattgcaatctagtacagccactctggaaatcagtctggtggttcctcaaaaaattgaatataacattacctgaggatccagctataccactcctgggcatatacccagaagatgctccaacatataacaagggcatatgttccactatgttcatacagccttatttataatagccagaagctggaaagaacccagatgtccttcaacagaggaatgaatacaaaaaatgtggtatatttacacaatggagtactactcagctattaaaaataatgaatttgagaaattc
Above is a window of Arvicanthis niloticus isolate mArvNil1 chromosome 22, mArvNil1.pat.X, whole genome shotgun sequence DNA encoding:
- the Glipr1 gene encoding glioma pathogenesis-related protein 1; this encodes MQVILAVMVWVASFVSSSSYTASTLPDITNEDFIKECVQVHNQLRSEVNPTARDMLYMSWDPKLAQIAKTWAASCTFKHNPQLHSRIHPNFTGLGENIWFGSLSLFSVSSAISAWYEENKNYDFSTMTCTKTKVCGHYTQVVWAESYKLGCAVQLCLKNAIFICNYGPPGNYPTQPYKQGATCSNCPRDDRCLNNLCINPRRDQVSRYYSVDYPDWPIYLRNRYTSLFLIAKSVLLLLSVILTIWVKHKYPNLVLLD